In the genome of Paenibacillus sp. GP183, the window TATGATGGCTGTAGCTCAATTGAAGTATGGTGAAAGACTTAGTGAAAATGTGCTTACGAAGCTCGGAAACATCCTTTTTTATAAAGGTAAGGTGGTTTCGGAAAGAGATATCGAAATTCTCAAGGCATTTCTCATTCAATCGGTCCCTATCGAATCCAAAAATGGTGCAGATAATGAAGAGCTTGTAGAGGAGTCAAAAACAAAAGAAGATGCGATCGTGATCCATCCTTTTTATTTGGAATACCACAACATGCTGAACTTGTTAAGGCATGTATATAATCTTGCCAATGGCGGTCAAAGTCTTCCTATCTTAGATATCCGAACAAGATTGGAAGCTCTACTTCTACATATTGAACAATATAAGGTACTTACCTTTTCACCGAGAAATGCCAATATAGGCGATTATATTTATCATAAAAGCATCATGGTGAGCCTCTCCTCTTATACGTTAGCCAAATGGATTGGAGTCCCGCAAAAGGATTTGCTGCAAGTTGCGCTTGGCGGTTTGCTTCATGATATAGGTAATGTGAAAGTAGATCAACTCATTTTGGCCAAAAAGAAAGCTTTGACCCATTCTGAAATGGATGAAGTGAAGAAGCATACAATTGCCGGTTATGCCATTCTGAAGAATGTCCCCGCTCTCACGGAAGGTGCCAAATTGTGCGCCCTGCAGCATCATGAACGGGAAGACGGCTCCGGGTATCCGCTGGGTGTAAAAAGTGATAAGATCCATTCCTTCGCTAAAATAGTTGCTATTTCGGATATTTATCATGCTATGACCAATGATCGGGTTTATAAGTCAAGTATGTCGCCTTACTTGGTCTTGGAGCAATTGTTTACCGAATCTTTCGGGAAATTGGATCCTTCCATGGTTCAAGTATTTATTAATAGAACCACTCAGTTCGGCCATGGCACGCTTGTTAAGCTAAGCGACAATCGTGTTGGAGAGATTGTTTTCTCCGATCGATCGAATCCTACCCGCCCTTGGGTCAATGTGAATGGATCCATTGTCAACTTAGCTACGGAAAGAACCTTGTTTATCAAAGATGTCATAGGTCTTATTTAATAGCGATATATTTGCTTGTCCATCGTTCACGTACATAAAAAG includes:
- a CDS encoding HD-GYP domain-containing protein; translation: MPMMAVAQLKYGERLSENVLTKLGNILFYKGKVVSERDIEILKAFLIQSVPIESKNGADNEELVEESKTKEDAIVIHPFYLEYHNMLNLLRHVYNLANGGQSLPILDIRTRLEALLLHIEQYKVLTFSPRNANIGDYIYHKSIMVSLSSYTLAKWIGVPQKDLLQVALGGLLHDIGNVKVDQLILAKKKALTHSEMDEVKKHTIAGYAILKNVPALTEGAKLCALQHHEREDGSGYPLGVKSDKIHSFAKIVAISDIYHAMTNDRVYKSSMSPYLVLEQLFTESFGKLDPSMVQVFINRTTQFGHGTLVKLSDNRVGEIVFSDRSNPTRPWVNVNGSIVNLATERTLFIKDVIGLI